The following proteins come from a genomic window of Micromonospora zamorensis:
- a CDS encoding sugar phosphate isomerase/epimerase family protein yields MPDHTAPDATPTGRLSRRSLLAASAGAAAAIGAAGLPVLATGTPALAKPKSKLRVEPLIPAKNRGIILYSVRDRITAAPDDSGVPYGFERVLARLAEIGYKEIEFAGYTQSTEILGRQITPTEIRKILDDNGLVANGTHASIQPATFQQQLDIAQELGMKNIGTGSDPTSSAYKAEWDAAADIWNELGRQARARGMRLYTHNHDAAYSFLIDRGPRDAQGRQTRSSGIRRLEYFFEITDPRYVFFELDIYWAYVARYKHQKYVDPAGQEVTDLFDPILTVADRTTRFPLFHAKDGDRDTSVPNGYQMTPLGEGDLNFQQFFQTIGERNFHHANWEMDTAPGGADNKGQSLDFAATSYRNMSDLTIYLDK; encoded by the coding sequence ATGCCAGACCACACCGCACCCGACGCCACCCCCACCGGCCGACTCAGCCGTCGGTCCCTGCTCGCCGCGTCCGCCGGCGCAGCCGCCGCGATCGGCGCGGCCGGCCTACCGGTCCTCGCCACCGGCACCCCCGCGCTCGCCAAACCCAAGAGCAAGCTGCGGGTCGAGCCGCTGATCCCGGCGAAGAACCGCGGCATCATCCTCTACAGCGTCCGTGACCGGATCACCGCCGCGCCCGACGACAGTGGAGTGCCCTACGGTTTCGAGCGCGTCCTCGCCCGGCTCGCCGAGATCGGCTACAAGGAGATCGAGTTCGCCGGCTACACGCAGAGCACCGAGATCCTCGGCCGGCAGATCACCCCCACCGAGATCCGCAAGATCCTCGACGACAACGGTCTGGTGGCCAACGGCACCCACGCCTCGATCCAGCCGGCCACCTTCCAGCAGCAGCTCGACATCGCCCAGGAACTCGGCATGAAGAACATCGGCACCGGCAGCGACCCGACCAGCAGCGCGTACAAGGCCGAGTGGGACGCCGCCGCCGACATCTGGAACGAGCTGGGCCGGCAGGCCCGGGCCCGGGGCATGCGGCTGTACACGCACAACCACGACGCCGCGTACAGCTTCCTGATCGACCGTGGCCCGCGCGACGCGCAGGGCCGGCAGACCCGGTCGTCCGGCATCCGCCGGCTGGAGTACTTCTTCGAGATCACCGACCCGCGGTACGTCTTCTTCGAGCTCGACATCTACTGGGCCTACGTGGCCCGCTACAAGCACCAGAAGTACGTCGACCCGGCCGGCCAGGAAGTGACCGACCTGTTCGACCCGATCCTCACCGTGGCCGACCGGACCACCCGGTTCCCGCTCTTCCACGCCAAGGACGGCGACCGGGACACCAGCGTTCCCAACGGATACCAGATGACCCCGCTGGGCGAGGGTGACCTCAACTTCCAGCAGTTCTTCCAGACCATCGGCGAGCGGAACTTCCACCACGCCAACTGGGAGATGGACACCGCCCCCGGCGGTGCCGACAACAAGGGCCAGTCACTGGACTTCGCGGCGACCAGCTACCGCAACATGTCCGACCTGACCATCTACCTGGACAAGTGA
- a CDS encoding GuaB3 family IMP dehydrogenase-related protein, which translates to MRDVVEIGLGKTAQRGYHLDDIAIVPSRRTRDVDDVSTSWQLDAYPFGIPCVGHPSDATMSPASAVRLGELGGLGVLNVEGLWTRYENPTKVLEELAGLDEDARATKKLQEVYAEPIRPDLIAERVRELRAGGGTVAVRVSPQHTLALAPVILDAGVDILVIQGTIVSAEHVSTTDEPLNLKEFIADLDLPVIVGGCTDYKTALHLMRTGAAGVIVGIGGDEWSTTESVLGIRVPMATAIADAAAARRDYLDETGGRYVHLIADGDIQTSGDIAKALGCGADAVMLGEPLSLCEEAPAGGAWWHSAASHPSLPRGAFEVAGEPLGSMEELLFGPADEADGQLNLFGGLRRAMAKCGYRDLKEFQKVGLVLDR; encoded by the coding sequence ATGCGTGACGTGGTCGAGATCGGGCTGGGCAAGACCGCGCAGCGCGGCTACCACCTGGACGACATCGCCATCGTGCCGAGCCGCCGGACCAGGGACGTCGACGACGTCTCCACCTCCTGGCAGCTCGACGCGTACCCGTTCGGTATCCCGTGCGTCGGCCACCCCTCCGACGCCACCATGAGCCCGGCGTCGGCGGTGCGGCTCGGTGAGCTCGGCGGCCTCGGTGTGCTCAACGTCGAGGGGCTCTGGACCCGCTACGAGAACCCGACCAAGGTGCTGGAGGAGCTGGCCGGCCTCGATGAGGACGCCCGCGCCACCAAGAAGCTCCAGGAGGTGTACGCCGAGCCGATCCGTCCGGACCTGATCGCCGAGCGGGTTCGTGAGCTGCGCGCCGGTGGCGGCACTGTGGCGGTGCGGGTCTCCCCGCAGCACACCCTGGCGCTGGCTCCGGTGATCCTGGACGCCGGGGTGGACATCCTGGTCATCCAGGGCACCATCGTCTCGGCCGAGCACGTGTCGACCACCGATGAGCCGTTGAACCTCAAGGAGTTCATCGCCGACCTCGACCTGCCGGTGATCGTCGGCGGTTGCACGGACTACAAGACCGCTCTGCACCTGATGCGTACCGGTGCGGCCGGGGTCATCGTGGGCATCGGTGGCGACGAGTGGTCGACCACCGAGTCGGTGCTGGGGATCCGGGTGCCGATGGCGACCGCGATCGCGGATGCGGCGGCGGCCCGCCGCGACTATCTGGACGAGACCGGCGGCCGGTACGTGCACCTCATCGCCGACGGTGACATCCAGACCTCGGGTGACATCGCCAAGGCGCTCGGCTGCGGTGCGGACGCGGTGATGCTCGGTGAGCCGCTGTCGCTCTGCGAGGAGGCCCCCGCCGGTGGTGCCTGGTGGCACTCGGCGGCGAGTCACCCGTCGCTGCCTCGGGGCGCGTTCGAGGTTGCCGGTGAGCCGCTCGGTTCGATGGAGGAGCTGCTCTTCGGGCCGGCTGACGAGGCCGACGGCCAGCTCAACCTGTTCGGTGGGCTGCGTCGGGCGATGGCCAAGTGCGGTTACCGCGACCTGAAGGAGTTCCAGAAGGTCGGCCTGGTCCTCGACCGCTGA
- the guaB gene encoding IMP dehydrogenase has translation MENSPSTDLPAGVEHADLGGHLPELPAGSARVVPLGLTFDDVLLQPGESDVVPSRVNTRTKLTRNVELSIPLLSSAMDTVTEARMAIAMARQGGIGVLHRNLSMEDQALQVDLVKRSESGMITNPVTASPDDTLREVDELCGRYRISGVPVVDGDGQLVGIVTNRDMRFVSEPDTPVREIMTHTPLVTARVGVSKDDALALLRQHKVEKLPIVDESGRLRGLITVKDFTKSEQYPDASKDDAGRLRVAAAIGVGEDSYKRARALVDAGVDVLIVDTAHGHQRAVLDMVRRLKADVTVDIMGGNVATYAGAKALVDAGADGVKVGVGPGAICTTRIVAGVGVPQVTAIMEAARAARPAGVPVIGDGGIQYSGDIAKALVAGADTVMLGSLLAGCEESPGELIFVNGKQFKTYRGMGSLGAMQSRGQAKSYSKDRYFQQDVLSDDKLVPEGVEGQVPYRGPLSRVAHQLVGGLRLAMGYAGAENIPDLHRRGQLIRITAAGLKESHPHDIQMTVEAPNYHTR, from the coding sequence GTGGAAAATTCGCCCAGCACCGATCTTCCGGCCGGCGTGGAGCACGCCGACCTGGGCGGCCACCTGCCCGAGCTGCCGGCCGGCTCCGCCCGGGTGGTTCCGCTCGGCCTCACCTTCGACGACGTGCTGCTCCAGCCGGGCGAGTCGGACGTGGTGCCCAGTCGGGTCAACACCCGGACGAAGCTCACCCGCAACGTCGAGTTGTCCATTCCGCTGCTCTCCAGCGCGATGGACACGGTGACCGAGGCCCGGATGGCGATCGCCATGGCCCGCCAGGGCGGCATCGGCGTGTTGCACCGCAACCTCTCCATGGAGGACCAGGCGCTCCAGGTCGACCTGGTCAAGCGCTCCGAGTCCGGCATGATCACCAACCCGGTGACCGCCAGCCCTGACGACACACTGCGCGAGGTCGACGAGCTGTGCGGGCGTTACCGCATCTCCGGCGTCCCCGTGGTGGACGGCGACGGCCAACTGGTCGGCATCGTCACCAACCGCGACATGCGTTTCGTCTCCGAGCCGGACACCCCGGTCCGCGAGATCATGACCCACACCCCGCTGGTCACCGCCCGGGTGGGCGTGAGCAAGGACGACGCTCTCGCGCTGCTGCGCCAGCACAAGGTCGAGAAGCTGCCGATCGTCGACGAGTCGGGTCGGCTGCGTGGCCTGATCACCGTGAAGGACTTCACCAAGAGCGAGCAGTACCCGGACGCCAGCAAGGACGACGCCGGCCGCCTCCGGGTCGCCGCCGCCATCGGTGTCGGCGAGGACTCGTACAAGCGGGCCCGTGCCCTGGTCGACGCGGGCGTCGACGTGCTGATCGTGGACACCGCGCACGGTCACCAGCGGGCCGTGCTGGACATGGTCCGCCGGCTCAAGGCCGACGTCACTGTCGACATCATGGGCGGCAACGTGGCCACGTACGCCGGCGCGAAGGCGCTGGTCGACGCCGGCGCCGACGGCGTCAAGGTGGGCGTGGGTCCGGGCGCGATCTGCACCACCCGGATCGTCGCCGGCGTCGGTGTGCCGCAGGTGACCGCGATCATGGAGGCAGCCCGTGCCGCCCGGCCGGCCGGCGTGCCGGTGATCGGCGACGGTGGCATCCAATACTCCGGCGACATCGCCAAGGCCCTGGTGGCCGGTGCCGACACGGTGATGCTCGGCAGCCTGCTGGCCGGCTGCGAGGAGAGCCCCGGCGAGCTGATCTTCGTCAACGGCAAGCAGTTCAAGACCTACCGCGGGATGGGGTCGCTCGGCGCGATGCAGTCCCGGGGTCAGGCCAAGTCGTACAGCAAGGACCGCTACTTCCAGCAGGACGTGCTCAGCGACGACAAGCTCGTCCCGGAGGGCGTCGAGGGTCAGGTGCCCTACCGGGGGCCGCTCTCCCGGGTCGCCCACCAGCTGGTCGGCGGTTTGCGACTGGCCATGGGATACGCCGGTGCGGAGAACATCCCCGATCTGCACCGCCGAGGCCAGCTCATCCGGATCACCGCGGCCGGGCTGAAGGAGAGCCACCCGCACGACATCCAGATGACCGTCGAGGCGCCCAACTACCACACCCGCTGA
- a CDS encoding DUF5319 domain-containing protein — translation MHDEPIDPFNGDPADPTAGLDEPGDDPTPDPLTDVERQDVLEDLADLEIYQALLAPIGVRGLVIECEDCREPHYFDWDLLRGNLRHLLNSGRPRVHEPAYDPDPDHYVTWDYARGYADGVHDTLTEGTEDEPGTPTATQ, via the coding sequence GTGCACGACGAGCCCATCGACCCGTTCAATGGCGACCCGGCCGATCCCACAGCGGGTCTGGATGAGCCGGGCGATGACCCGACGCCGGATCCGCTGACCGACGTCGAGCGCCAGGACGTGCTGGAAGACCTCGCCGACCTGGAGATCTACCAGGCCCTGCTCGCCCCGATCGGGGTCCGTGGCCTGGTGATCGAATGCGAGGACTGCCGAGAGCCGCACTACTTCGACTGGGACCTGCTCCGGGGCAACCTGCGCCACCTGCTCAACTCCGGCCGCCCCCGCGTGCATGAGCCCGCGTACGACCCCGACCCGGACCACTACGTGACCTGGGACTACGCCCGGGGCTACGCCGACGGCGTGCACGACACACTGACCGAGGGCACCGAGGACGAGCCGGGCACCCCGACCGCAACGCAGTGA
- a CDS encoding WhiB family transcriptional regulator, whose product MSNVRRLPGPIVDLWDWQRLGACRGRDSAQFFHPDGERGSSRLRRESAAKSVCRACPVRAECAAHALSVREPYGVWGGFSESERLRLLAVGWEDLADRRHARVDVARLEARLGHPHKSTVPAQRNVA is encoded by the coding sequence ATGTCGAACGTACGTAGACTGCCCGGACCCATCGTCGATCTCTGGGACTGGCAACGGCTCGGTGCCTGCCGAGGGCGGGACAGCGCCCAGTTCTTCCACCCGGACGGCGAGCGTGGCTCCTCCCGACTGCGTCGCGAGTCCGCCGCCAAGTCGGTCTGTCGCGCCTGCCCGGTCCGGGCCGAGTGCGCCGCACACGCACTGTCGGTCCGCGAGCCGTACGGCGTGTGGGGCGGCTTCAGCGAGTCGGAACGACTGCGACTGCTCGCCGTCGGCTGGGAGGACCTGGCAGACCGCCGGCACGCCCGGGTCGACGTCGCACGGCTGGAGGCCCGACTGGGTCACCCGCACAAGTCGACCGTCCCGGCCCAACGCAACGTCGCCTGA
- a CDS encoding molybdopterin-dependent oxidoreductase, translating to MSTTSRRYAALAGITAAAVAIGIAEPVAVLTGPRSAPLVAVGGVVVDAVPESLKQLAIDLFGTADKIALLVGTGLLLGGFAALFGVLAVRRLAFGLAGIAAFGVIGVAAALTRSGADTADALPSLVGAGLGGLVLWLFIDGPFELDPWPWSPPTPIAPPAGSVPPAGSVPPAGPARGSRAEPPSPTPEGLPVPVTPAAPVSPAGPVAPAAPVAPGGQPAARAAEVDPESRRRFLTSSGVLLGTAVAAGLGGRWLAGRRGVSAARDAIRLPAPVAPAAAVPAGADLSLAQLAPYVTSNLGFYRIDTALVVPQVDPDSWRLRIHGRVGTERTYTYADLLARPLVERYVTLACVSNEVGGDLIGNARWLGVPLRELLDEVEPDADADQVVGRSVDGWTCGTPTAALRDGRDALLAVGMNGEPLPVEHGFPVRMVVPGLYGYVSACKWVTELELTRFADFDAYWVPRGWSVEGPIKTQSRIDTPRGRNRLTTGPVTIAGVAWAQHRGIRQVEVRVDDGEWQQAELAPAVSVDTWVQWSWRWDATPGEHRLQVRATDATGETQTERTQDVVPDGATGWHTVTVTVR from the coding sequence ATGAGCACCACGTCGCGGCGCTACGCCGCGCTGGCCGGGATCACCGCCGCCGCCGTCGCGATCGGAATCGCCGAACCGGTGGCGGTCCTGACCGGCCCCCGGTCGGCACCGCTGGTCGCGGTCGGCGGGGTGGTCGTCGACGCCGTCCCCGAGTCGCTGAAGCAACTCGCCATCGACCTCTTCGGCACCGCCGACAAGATCGCGCTGCTGGTCGGTACGGGCCTGTTGCTGGGAGGGTTCGCGGCGCTGTTCGGTGTGCTGGCGGTCCGGCGGCTGGCATTCGGCCTGGCCGGCATCGCCGCGTTCGGCGTCATCGGTGTGGCCGCCGCGCTGACCCGTTCCGGTGCGGACACCGCCGACGCGCTGCCGTCGCTTGTCGGCGCCGGCCTCGGCGGCCTGGTGCTCTGGCTGTTCATCGACGGCCCGTTCGAGCTGGACCCCTGGCCATGGTCACCGCCCACGCCGATCGCGCCGCCCGCCGGGTCGGTGCCGCCTGCTGGGTCGGTGCCGCCTGCGGGTCCGGCGCGGGGGTCGCGGGCCGAGCCGCCTTCGCCGACGCCCGAGGGCCTGCCGGTGCCGGTGACTCCCGCCGCGCCGGTGTCGCCTGCTGGCCCGGTGGCGCCCGCTGCGCCGGTGGCTCCGGGCGGGCAACCCGCGGCCAGGGCTGCGGAAGTCGACCCCGAGTCGCGGCGGCGGTTCCTCACCAGCAGCGGGGTTCTGCTCGGAACCGCCGTGGCGGCAGGTCTCGGTGGGCGCTGGCTGGCCGGCCGACGTGGGGTGTCCGCCGCTCGGGACGCGATCCGGCTGCCCGCGCCGGTCGCCCCCGCAGCGGCCGTACCCGCTGGCGCGGACCTCTCGCTGGCGCAACTCGCGCCGTACGTCACCTCGAACCTCGGGTTCTACCGGATCGACACCGCGCTGGTGGTACCCCAGGTGGACCCGGACAGCTGGCGGCTGCGGATCCACGGGCGGGTCGGCACCGAGCGCACCTACACCTACGCCGACCTGCTGGCCCGGCCGCTGGTCGAGCGGTACGTCACGTTGGCCTGCGTCTCCAACGAGGTGGGCGGTGACCTGATCGGCAACGCCCGCTGGCTCGGCGTACCCCTGCGGGAACTGCTCGACGAGGTCGAGCCGGATGCGGACGCCGACCAGGTCGTCGGCCGGTCGGTCGACGGCTGGACCTGCGGCACCCCCACCGCCGCGCTGCGCGACGGGCGGGACGCGCTGCTGGCGGTCGGCATGAACGGCGAGCCTCTGCCCGTCGAGCACGGCTTCCCGGTCCGGATGGTGGTGCCCGGCCTCTACGGGTACGTGTCGGCGTGCAAGTGGGTGACCGAGCTGGAGCTGACCCGGTTCGCGGACTTCGACGCGTACTGGGTGCCGCGCGGCTGGTCGGTCGAAGGGCCCATCAAGACGCAGTCGAGGATCGACACGCCCCGGGGACGTAACCGGCTGACCACGGGGCCGGTGACCATCGCCGGTGTGGCGTGGGCGCAGCACCGGGGCATCCGCCAGGTCGAGGTCCGCGTCGACGACGGCGAGTGGCAGCAGGCCGAGCTGGCCCCAGCCGTGTCGGTGGACACCTGGGTGCAGTGGTCGTGGCGCTGGGACGCCACGCCAGGCGAGCACCGGCTCCAGGTCCGGGCAACGGACGCCACCGGCGAAACCCAGACCGAGCGTACGCAGGATGTCGTCCCGGACGGCGCCACCGGCTGGCACACGGTCACCGTCACCGTCCGCTGA